The Schistocerca gregaria isolate iqSchGreg1 chromosome 4, iqSchGreg1.2, whole genome shotgun sequence genome contains a region encoding:
- the LOC126267710 gene encoding uncharacterized protein LOC126267710: MDGLWKRYTEIRYFCFLCKVFGTCPISFEKKEEKITVTFKARLYCILLGLLTLFSALYTFLVRLPESYKTVENLAKYSDACNIFFAAAAALTCILRSSTLKQRHIESFCIKIISVDGFLYEDDGSEYLGLATRLVLCVVAVTIYSVVLFGHLTWLMLPTMKFSFLLPICVMQFMSNVTILQYLFLNMALKMRFSRVNRYILQLFFLSTRDAEGELDIKISKLVNETPEKKDLQCDDQLFLRKTFSSLHSEAQIIVNGSRDVIHCCNQVMVTEEDAKKLKNLRKIYCLLVEIGKAVNAAYGVQNLVEVVSCFVSTVTYIYISVVVYLDLKPVWPGIPRSQVITMFSLWTGLMAGRLLATAYSSDMVVQETARTQRLVQKLMLLPMPARSGCPDELQLFGEQMARSQLRYSAAGLFTLDLSLLRSFTATVTTYVVILVQFGLSGASKQQNSSAVACRC; this comes from the coding sequence ATGGATGGACTATGGAAGCGCTATACAGAAATTCGGTACTTCTGCTTTCTGTGTAAAGTGTTCGGTACATGTCCAATTTCGTtcgagaagaaggaagaaaaaataACGGTGACATTCAAGGCGCGACTCTATTGTATACTGCTCGGTCTACTGACCCTTTTCTCTGCCCTTTATACTTTTCTGGTGCGCTTACCAGAGAGTTATAAAACTGTCGAGAATCTCGCGAAGTACTCGGACGCGTGTAATATTTTCTTCGCTGCGGCTGCAGCTTTAACGTGTATTCTTCGCAGCTCCACTTTAAAACAAAGACACATCGAAAGTTTCTGcataaaaattatttcagttgACGGATTTTTGTATGAAGACGATGGATCAGAATATTTAGGTCTCGCAACTCGTTTGGTATTGTGTGTTGTAGCAGTCACCATTTATTCAGTGGTTTTATTTGGTCACCTCACCTGGCTTATGTTACCTactatgaaattttcttttctgttacctATTTGTGTCATGCAGTTCATGAGTAACGTCACTATTTTACAATATCTTTTTCTCAATATGGCGTTAAAAATGAGGTTTTCAAGAGTGAACAGGtatattctgcaattattcttcctGTCTACCAGAGATGCAGAAGGAGAGCTTGACATCAAGATTTCGAAACTCGTAAATGAAACCCCGGAAAAGAAAGATCTACAGTGTGACGATCAATTATTTCTCAGGAAAACTTTCTCTTCACTGCACTCTGAAGCTCAAATAATTGTCAACGGATCCAGAGACGTTATACACTGCTGCAATCAGGTAATGGTAACGGAGGAAGACGCGAAGAAGCTTAAAAATTTGCGGAAAATATATTGCCTTCTTGTCGAAATCGGTAAAGCCGTCAATGCAGCTTACGGAGTACAAAATCTCGTAGAAGTGGTCAGCTGTTTCGTGAGCACAGTGACGTACATTTATATCAGTGTTGTCGTCTACTTAGATCTGAAGCCCGTTTGGCCTGGAATACCGAGGAGTCAAGTCATCACCATGTTCTCTCTCTGGACTGGGCTCATGGCCGGGCGTCTGCTGGCCACAGCCTATAGCAGCGACATGGTCGTGCAAGAGACCGCCCGCACACAGCGGCTGGTCCAGAAACTTATGCTCCTACCGATGCCTGCTAGGAGCGGGTGTCCAGACGAGCTGCAGCTATTCGGAGAGCAGATGGCGCGCAGTCAACTGCGCTACAGCGCAGCGGGGTTGTTCACGCTCGACCTGTCTCTGCTGAGGAGCTTCACAGCCACCGTCACCACCTACGTAGTCATCCTCGTGCAGTTCGGACTGTCTGGCGCGAGCAAGCAGCAGAACAGCAGCGCCGTTGCTTGCAGATGTTAA